A stretch of DNA from Tautonia rosea:
GTCCTCGGAGGAACTGATCTCGATTTCTCCACTCGGAGTCTTCTGAATACGCGAGTGAGACCCGTATTGGGTCACGACTGTTCCACGCATCTTCGGCGGCACGCACTTTGGCGGCAGCGGTTTCGAGCGTGAATGGTGGTCGGAGAGAATTCATGTCGAAACCCTTCCGTGATCGTGAAATGTCAACTGAGTTCAATCGCTTGGGCTGACCCTCACGCAACATCGTGAGACGATGCGTTGACGGCACGACGCAGGCTCCAGTACCCAAGGGGGATGGTGAGCAAGCGTCGGTCGGTTTGGTCGTCGGAAATGTCGAGTTTCGTCTCGGCCACATTGGTGTGGAGTTTTCAGAGACAGCCTGGCTTGATGCTGGCCACGCTGTCTCTCCAAGTTTGACTCGACCGACTCGCTGTCATACAGACAGGTCTGTATTTCTCAAGCCAAAAAGCGAATGCGAGAGGAGGTTACTGAGTCAGTTGCTTGCCGAGGAATTCTCGGATCAGCGAGGCGATCTGTGCGCCGTCTTCTTCAAGAGCAAAGTGGCCGGTATCGAGGAGGTGGAACTCAAGGTTCTTGAGGTCACGCGAGTAGGGATACGCCCCAGCGGCAGGAAAGATGAGGTCGTTCTTCCCCCAGACGATCAGAGTTGGCGGTTGGTGGTTGCGGAAATACTCCTGCCACTGCGGATACAGTGGTGGGTTGCTCCCGTAACTGAAGAAGAGGGCCAGTTGAATCTCTTGATTGCCAGGACGATCCAACAGCGGTTGAACGTGGCTCCATGTATCAGGGCTCACTGACTCGGTGTTCCGGACGCCCTGCAAGTACTGCCACTTAGTCGCATCAAGAGTCAGGAGAGCACGAAGTGAGTCGCCATTTTCTGGACTGCGGTCTTTCCAGTATGCTTTGAGCGGCTTCCAGAAGTCGTTGTCGATTCCTTCTTCGTAGGCATTGCCGTTTTGCACGATGAGCGTTTGCACACGTTCTGGGTGCTTGACGGCAAGGCGAAAACCGACAGGGGCACCGTAATCCATCAGGTAGATCGAATACTTCGTCAGGCCGAGTGCTTCGGTGAACTCTTCGACGACGTTGGCCAAGTTGTCAAACGTGTAGTCGAAGTCATCGGGAGAAGGAGCCGAACTGTAGCCGAAACCAAGATAATCAGGGGCGATCACATGATATGTATCAGCCAGCGCTGGAATCAGGTTTCGGAACATGTGTGAGGAAGTTGGGAAGCCGTGTAGCAGCAAAATCGTAGGAGCGTCCTGAGGTCCAGCTTCGCGATAGAAGATGTTCATTCCTTCGATCTCGACCGTGCGGTGCAAGACCTGCGTGGGGGAGACTCTGGGCTGACTTGCTCGTGAGAACGATCCCAGCGAAGTCACGGATGTCAATGCGATTGTGACGGCAATGGTCTTCAGAACATTCATGGTTCTTTCTCCTGAACGAAGGGTTGGTGAATCGAGTTCTCAAGGGTCCTGTGCTACTTGAGTTCGGCCAGTCGCTCGACGGCCTCACTGGTGCTCCACAGGTCGCTAGCGAGGAAGCGAAAATTGATGATCGCCGCTTCGTAACCGTCGTATCCGGGAATCTGTGCGGCAGCGGTGGCGTCTCCCACCACGACGACCTCGAATCCCTGTTCGATGAGGTGCCGAAGATGAGACTCAACACAGAGGTTGGCCGACATCCCAGCGAGAATGATTTGCTCGATGTGTTGCTTCCGAAGTTGGAGGACGAGGTCATTTGTTTGGGGGCCGAATACCTTGTGCGGGCTGCAAACGATGGTCTGGCCGTCGTTGATGAACGGCTTGTACTGGTCCAACCAATCGGCCCCTGACCCTTCGATTCCCTTGGGTTCGAGCGGCCCCGAACGGTCGAACATCTTGATGTTGTGCATCAACCGCTCCAGCGCTCCCTCGAATTTCCAGGTGTGGTCGTGGGGATCGTAGTAGTGCGGGCTGATGAACCGCGGGATGCCAAGTTCTTTGGCCTGCATGAACACATTGCCGATGTTCTCAACCGTGCCGTTGTCTCTGACGCTCTGGCCGACGACACCCCATGCCACTCCTTCCGGACTGAGAAAGTCGTTTTGTGGATCGGTGACGACTACGGCAACACGTCCCTTCCGAAGCGTGATTCCCGGTCGAGGAATGGCGGCATCCGGTCTTCGTCCCCGTCCGTAAACCACCGTTGGCCGCTCGTTGCGTCCGCTCGACATACTGGGTCTCCTTGATGTGTAGCAGTTTCAATACAGACAGGTCTGTATTGTTGCTCGAAAAAAAAGAAGCCTCTGGACTATCGTGTTGGTTGCGTTGCGATCAGTCGGATCGCAGCATCTCTTGCGACTTCAGCAGACTCAATTGACTGCTGCATGACCGCGGAGACAATCGCTCCTTCCACAAGCAAAGCGACGGCCGGAGCGACTGCTTCAGCAACCTTCTCCCCCCTTTCCTGAGTGATAATTTGCGTCAGCATCACGTGGAATCTCTTTTTATGGTCTGCGGAGAACTTTGAAGCGGCGTGCTCGGCATCGGCCAATTCGGCGCATGTATTGATGAACATGCAGCCCCGAAAGCCGGGGCTCTTGAACCACTCTTTCAGGGCAGCAAAGAATGCTTCCAGCCGATCCATCCCTGCTTCAAGGTGTCGACCCATCCACGTCTCGAACATGGCATCAAATTTTTCCTCTCGAAATTCCAGGACAGCCAGAATCAGATCGTCCTTCGAAGTGAAGTGATTGTATAGCGTCATCTTGGCCACGCCCGCCTCGGCGATGATCCGATCAATCCCCACCGTGCGAACGCCCTCGGCGTAGAACAACCGTTCGGCTGTTTCCACGATTCGTTGGCGGGCATCCGATTTCCTGGTTCGTGTCTGGCTCATGCACGAAATATACAGACCTGTCTGTTTCGAGTCAAGCTTCCGGACGCTGATTTCTCAGATTTCTTGGGGAGTGGTTTTGGGAATTGCTGGTGCTCATCGTCGACGTTGTCGGCCAGGATGGCGTCCATCGGCTGCACGATCGGTCATTGACCCGATGAGCGAGCTGGATTCGACCGAGTGGGAAACCAATCGAGGCGGCGCTCAGACCAAGGTTCAACGCTGGTCGGCGAGTGAATTGATGACAGAGCGTACGGACGAGCCAATCTGTTGGGGAGGGAGGATTTCGACTGCGGCACCGAGCTCGACCGCGGCGCGGGGCATTCCCCAGACGGTGCAGGTCTCGCGGTCCTGAGCGATGGTGTGCCACCCGAGTTCGCGCAGGGCGAGCAATCCGCGGGCCCCGTCTCTCCCCATCCCGGTCAGGACCACAGCCACTCCGGGTCGAACTCGACGCGCAGCCAGACTCTCGAAGAACACGTCGACACTCGGTCGGTAGGGTTGGGAGGCGGGCTCGGGGGTGATCGACAGCCGGCCAAGGTCGTCAAGTACGACGTGGTCGTCGGTCCCACTGACGAGAACCGTGCCGGGCGCGGGGCGATCCCCTTCACCAATGAGCCGGATGGGCATTCGAGCGTGCCCGGCCAGCCATTTGGTCAGTCCCGGCGCGAACGAGGCGTCGATGTGCTGAATGACCACGACGGTCGCCAACCAGTTGGCCGGCAGCGACTCGAGGACCTCGGCCAGAGCCTTCGGGCCGCCGGTCGAGGCCCCGATCACAACCATTGGCGGCAGATCGTCGATCGGTGTTCCGACGAGCGGAGTCCTGGCGGGCTCTTGCGAAGGCCGATGAGGAGTCTTGCTCTCGATCGCGGACCGACTACTGAGCTGGGCGAGCTGCGAGAGCTTGCGGACCAGATCCTCACTCCCGTTCACCACGCCTCCGGGGCCGAGGGCCGGTGTGTTTACCGCATCGAGCGCGCCGTGTCCCATTGCCTCGTAGACGCGGTCCATATTTCCGCTGACCGTTGCCGTCACGACCAAAATCGGGCAAGGGCTGGAGCGCATGATCAGGCGGGTCGCCTCGACCCCATCCATCCGGGGCATGATCAGGTCCATGAGCAAGGCATCGGGTCGGTCGGCCGCGGCGCGATCGACGGCCTCGATCCCGTCGGCAGCCGTCCAGGCGACCTCTGCGCCGGGAACCGCCCGCACCACGCGTCGCAGCGCCTCGGTCGCCAGTGGCGAGTCGTTCACGATGGCTACTTTCACCGTCGCACCGCCTCCCCGATCAGGTCGACGACGGTTGAAATAAACGTCTCGTCATGGAAACTTCCCTTGGTCAGGTAGGCGTCGGCGCCGGCTTCAAGGCCGCGGAGGCGATCCTCCGGACGGTCTTTGTAGGATACGATCACCACGGGGAGCCCACGCAGCCGAGGGTCGTCTCGGACGCGACGGACCAGCCCGATCCCGTCCAGCCTCGGCATGTCCACGTCGCTGACGATCAGATCATACCGCCCCTGCCGCAAGGCATTCCAGCCGTCCATTCCGTCAACCGCTGTGTCCACCTCGTACCCGTGGTTGGCCAGCAACTGCCGCTCCAGTTCGCGAACCGTGATGGAATCGTCCACCACCAGGACACGTTTCGAGGCCCGAGTCTTCGTTGCCGACGGGGATGAGTCGATGTCCGACGCTCCCAGCCGGAACCGATGGCCGTGCAATCTCGCGTCGATCGACCGGACGAGATCCTCGACGTCCAGGATCAGGACCGGCCAGCCATCATCGAGGACCGACGCCCCGGCCACGTCGGGGACTTTCCCCAGCCTCGGGTCGAGCGGTCGGATGTCCAGGTCGCGCTCCCCGATCAAGGAGTCGACCAGCATCCCAAACCGCTGCCCGCGGTCGGCGACCACGACGATCGGCGACCGCCCCTCGACACCCGACCACGCTGAGTCCTCGCTGAGCCCGAGCACCAGAGCGGCCGGAATCAGGCCGATCGGCTGGTCGTCGTCCACCCGGATGAACGGTCGACCTTCCAACTCTTCCAGGTCGTCGGGTGAGACGACCACGACCCGGTCGAGCCGGTTCAGCGGGACCGCATAGGGTTCTCCGTCAATTCTCACCAGCAGTGCCCGGATGACCGATCGGGTGATCGGCAGTCGGAGGTGAAACTGGGTGCCTTGCCCCAGCGTCGAGGTAGTTTGGAGGAGGCCGCCGACCGACTGCACCATGCTTTGTACGACGTCCAGCCCGACTCCTCGGCCGGAAAGTTCGGTTACTTGCCCCTTGGTCGAGAAGCCGGGAAGGAACAGGAACTCGAACAGCTCGGCGTCGGTCATCTGGGCCGCCATGGCCGCGCCGGCGAGTCCACGCTCAACGACCTTCGCGCGGAGCCGCTCGGGATCGAGCCCTCGGCCATCGTCTGAGACCGTGAGGTGCAGCATCCCGGCCTGGTGTCTCCCCTCCAGGAGGACCATCCCCTCGGCCGGCTTGCCGGTGGCGATGCGCTCCTCGGGCAATTCGAGCCCGTGGTCGAGTGCATTGCGGATCAGGTGATTTAGCGGCGCTTCCAGGCGGTCGAGGATGTCGCGGTCGACGCCGGTGCGTTCGCCCACGACCTCGAACCGCACCTTCTTGCCCAGTTGACGTGCCACGTCGCGGACCATCCGGGGGAAGCCGCGAACTCCGTCGGCCAGCGGCCGCATTCGGCTCTGGATCACCTCGTGGTGGAGCCGTTCGGCCAGTTGCTCGTTCCGCCGGGCGTAGCGTTCGAGCGACTCCATGACATGGTCCAGTTCGGCCAGGCAGCGATCGGCGACGTTGGAAGCCTGCCCCATCGCCTCGCGACGGCCGAGGTCTGCCCCGGTGTCTCTCCGTTGAAGCGCCCGAAGTGCCTCACACAGCCCGGCGTGGTGTCCCCGAACCGCCATCAACGCGTCGACGAGTGGCCGCAGTTGTCGGACCTCGACGAGCGCCTCGCCGGCCAGTCCCAGCAATTGCGTGAGACTCTCAGCCGCAACCCTCACAACAGCCTCTGGCGAGGCCACCGGGGCTGCCTTTGTTGTCGTTGGCTCGGCGGGGAGCGATGCCGCGGGCTCGGCGAGGAGCGATACCGCAGGCTCGGCCGGTGCAGAGGACGGTGAAGGTTCGGCCGGTCTGGCCTCCCGACCCTCGGCAAGGGCACGAAGCGCGGCCACGAGGTCATTGATTCGTTCCGCGTTCGATCGGTGCCACCCCTCGAACACCGTTTCGTCGAGTCCGCCGCACTCAGATAAGACATCGACGGCCTTCAAGCACGTATCAACCCCTGCGGACTGCAACGTGATTGCGCCGTGCTGTGCGGCGACCATGACGTCTTCGAGGGCGTGGGCGACGCGTTCGGCGGCGGCGAGTCCGACGATCCGCGCCGCACCCTTGAGCGAGTGCGCCGCTCGCATCATCGGCTCCAGGGCCGTCGGCTCAGCCCCCTCTCGGTCCAGCGCAACAAGGCCCTCGGAGAGCATCTGCACGTACACGTCCGCTTCCTGGCGAAACAATTCCAGGAGGGAGAGGTCGGCCAGAGACACCTCGGCCACCGCGGCTTCGGGCGGCTCGGGGGTGGGTTCGGGACCGTCTGTGGTCGTCGCCCCTGGGGCCTCCCTGGGGATGGTCGATCCGGAGGGATCGGCCGACGGCGAACGACCTTCGGCGACGCGACGCAACAGATCGGCCAGCCGATCCGCCTCCCCCGCCTGGGACTCGACCCACTCGGGCAGCTCCTCGTTCGAGGTGGAAGCGCAAGAGGCCAGCCAGTCCACCGCCGCGAGACCTGCGTCGACCTCGGGCGGGCCGAGCGTGATTGCGCCGTGCTGTGCGGCGACCATGACGTCTTCGAGGGCGTGGGCGACGCGTTCGGCGGCGGCGAGTCCGACGATCCGCGCCGCACCCTTGAGCGAGTGCGCCGCTCGCATCATCGGCTCCAAAGCGGCCGGATTCGAGCCTTCCTGCTCGATCGTCATCAGGCCCTTCGAGAGCGCATCGACGTACACATCCGCTTCCTGGCGGAACAGGTCGAGCAGCGTGACGTCGAGCCCGCCCCCGTCGCTCATCGGTCAAAGGCCTCCATCGCGTCAAGGAATCGGCTGGGATCGAGCACTCCAACGGTCTGATCCTGCCACCGGAAGGTCGCCTCGCAGTGACCTTCGGCACGTTCGACGGTTGACGGAAGCCCACGGAGTCGTTCGGCTGGCACAAGGTGCACACCGGCGACCTCGTCAGCCTCGAAGGCGACCCAGCCGGCGCCCCTGGCCCCTTCCGCCACCACGATGCGACGACCGTCTTCGGGCTCCCCGTGCGTTACCGTGGCCTCGATCGATAAGAGCCGGACGACATCGACGCAGGGTGACAACCGCCCCCGAATGTTGATGAGTCCTCGCAGCAGTCCCCCGACACGGTGCGGGACCCGATGGATCGGACGCGACTCGGTAACCTCGACGAGGGTCGACGTCGGGATCGCTAGCCAGCTTCGGGCCATGCGGAAGACCAGCAGCGAGGTGACGTCGCTTGACTCCTCGGCCTCTGGCTCGGCCAGAACCGCTGCCCACTCCTCCAGGTAGCCGGGAGGAGGGGGCCGATCGAACAGACGACGCGCTTCGTCGGCGAGCGATCGGGAATCGGCCTGCTGGGCCTGATCGTCCTCGCCCGAGCCGTGTCCGGTCATGATCCGTTCTCCCGTCGTGCCGCTCGATCGGCTCGTCGTCGGTAGTTCGCGGCGGCGACGCGGTCGCCCCGCGCATCGACCAGACCTGCCAGCGCGAGCAAGGCTTCGACGCGATCACCGTCGAGATAGACCGCGCGTCGATAGCACGCCTCGGCTCGATCCGCCCGACCTGCCGCCTGCTCAATCGAGCCCAGCAGCACATATGCCGACGGGTCTGATGGGGAGCGCGACACCAGGCGGCCGGCCATTGCCAACGCCGACTCCCATGCCCCCTGATTCGCCAGCTCGGAGACACGATCGACGGTCTCCGGCACCAAGGACTGTTCCTCGAAGCGTGTGGACAAGGGTCGAATCGAAGAATTCTGGGGCGTCTCGGTCGGGACTGTTCGTGACGATCGGGCAATCCCTGGTGCTGAACGGGGGCGGGGCGGTGCTCCCGCGCTATCAACCCGCTGTGGTGGCCGCGAGGGAGAGGGATTGCTTGCCTCAGGAAGGTCGGTCGATGCTCGGAGGAACGCGAACGCTCCCGGACTCCGCGAAAGCCGGAAGTCCGGGCCATGCAGCAGTCCTGCCTCGGCATGCCCCACGAAGAGGGTTCCTCCCGGCACGACGAGCTTTTTGAGAGCCGCAACGGCCCGGCGTTTCGCGTCGTCGTGGAAGTAGATCAGGAGATTCCGGCAAAACACCACATCCGATGTCCCGAGCACGTCCACCAGTTTGGGGTCGAGCAGGTTTCCCTGTCGCCACTCCACCAGGTCAATCGCGGGCGAGATGAGCCGCCAGGTTGTGCCGACCCGCTCGAAGTACCGATCCCGAACGGTCGTGTCGCTCCCCCGAAAGGAGTGTGCCCTGTAGATCCCAGACCGAGCCCGCTCCAGCTCGCGGCGGCTGACATCGACGGCAACCACCCGAAATCGGTCCGGCCGCAGCCCGGTCTCGAGGAGCGTGAGGACGACCGAGTACGGCTCCTCCCCTCCTGCACAAGGCACGCAAAGGATCCGCAGCGGAGGGCGAGACAGATCGTCTCGCCATCCAGGGGCAATGACCTCGGCGAGGTGCGTGAAGGGGAGCCGGTCGCGGAAGAACCAGCTCTCAGGGACCACAACCTCCTCAACCAGCGCCTGCCGCTCGTCCTCAAGGTTCGAAAGCGCTTCCGCGTAATCCCCCTTGCCCAGTCCGAGTGCCTTGCGTCGCGAGGCCACCGCCTGTGCGATCGGTCCTCGGCCGAGGGAATCGGGGTTTAGCCCGATCCGCTCTCCCAGCACCCGCTCGGCGGCGTCCAGGTCAGGATCGGACGCGGAGCCGCTCATTGCTGTTACTCCATCCCAGCCGCGGTCGCCTCGGCCGGATCATTCATCTCGCCATGGATGACCTCCTTGTCGACCACCTCGACCAGGAGCCGAGACGGGTCGATCAGCTGAACGAGCTGTCCGTCGATCCGGGCGACCGGGCCAAGGTAGCCGACTCGTTGAACCGGCGAGGCCAGGGTTGTCAGATCGATGGACGAGACGTGCGCAAGCTCGCTCACCCGCTCGGCCGCCAGACCGATCCGACGGCCATCATGGTCGGTGCCGAACAGAATGACCCGCGTACTCAGTCGGCCCTCGCACGGGAGGGCGTCGACCAGCCGGCCGAGGTCGACAACGGGCACGACCTCTCCGCGGTAGTTGAGCAGTCCTACAATCGCTGATGAGGCATAAGGTAGCCTCCGCAAAGCGACCCGGGGGACAACCTCCTCAACGAGCGATACGTCCACGCCGTAACGCTCTCCGCCGGCCTCGAACGTCAAGATCATCATGTTCCTTCGGCCTCTCCCCGCGTGATTGTTCGGTCGCCGTCACGCCCGCCCCGCGACCACTGCATTGCGATCGGACCGACCTGGGGAGACGTCGTCGCCGCCGGGAGATCCGGCCGCAACCGTTGAGGTCGCGGGCT
This window harbors:
- a CDS encoding TetR/AcrR family transcriptional regulator, giving the protein MSQTRTRKSDARQRIVETAERLFYAEGVRTVGIDRIIAEAGVAKMTLYNHFTSKDDLILAVLEFREEKFDAMFETWMGRHLEAGMDRLEAFFAALKEWFKSPGFRGCMFINTCAELADAEHAASKFSADHKKRFHVMLTQIITQERGEKVAEAVAPAVALLVEGAIVSAVMQQSIESAEVARDAAIRLIATQPTR
- a CDS encoding CheR family methyltransferase — its product is MSGSASDPDLDAAERVLGERIGLNPDSLGRGPIAQAVASRRKALGLGKGDYAEALSNLEDERQALVEEVVVPESWFFRDRLPFTHLAEVIAPGWRDDLSRPPLRILCVPCAGGEEPYSVVLTLLETGLRPDRFRVVAVDVSRRELERARSGIYRAHSFRGSDTTVRDRYFERVGTTWRLISPAIDLVEWRQGNLLDPKLVDVLGTSDVVFCRNLLIYFHDDAKRRAVAALKKLVVPGGTLFVGHAEAGLLHGPDFRLSRSPGAFAFLRASTDLPEASNPSPSRPPQRVDSAGAPPRPRSAPGIARSSRTVPTETPQNSSIRPLSTRFEEQSLVPETVDRVSELANQGAWESALAMAGRLVSRSPSDPSAYVLLGSIEQAAGRADRAEACYRRAVYLDGDRVEALLALAGLVDARGDRVAAANYRRRADRAARRENGS
- a CDS encoding chemotaxis protein CheW, whose amino-acid sequence is MTGHGSGEDDQAQQADSRSLADEARRLFDRPPPPGYLEEWAAVLAEPEAEESSDVTSLLVFRMARSWLAIPTSTLVEVTESRPIHRVPHRVGGLLRGLINIRGRLSPCVDVVRLLSIEATVTHGEPEDGRRIVVAEGARGAGWVAFEADEVAGVHLVPAERLRGLPSTVERAEGHCEATFRWQDQTVGVLDPSRFLDAMEAFDR
- a CDS encoding alpha/beta fold hydrolase — protein: MNVLKTIAVTIALTSVTSLGSFSRASQPRVSPTQVLHRTVEIEGMNIFYREAGPQDAPTILLLHGFPTSSHMFRNLIPALADTYHVIAPDYLGFGYSSAPSPDDFDYTFDNLANVVEEFTEALGLTKYSIYLMDYGAPVGFRLAVKHPERVQTLIVQNGNAYEEGIDNDFWKPLKAYWKDRSPENGDSLRALLTLDATKWQYLQGVRNTESVSPDTWSHVQPLLDRPGNQEIQLALFFSYGSNPPLYPQWQEYFRNHQPPTLIVWGKNDLIFPAAGAYPYSRDLKNLEFHLLDTGHFALEEDGAQIASLIREFLGKQLTQ
- a CDS encoding hybrid sensor histidine kinase/response regulator, with amino-acid sequence MSDGGGLDVTLLDLFRQEADVYVDALSKGLMTIEQEGSNPAALEPMMRAAHSLKGAARIVGLAAAERVAHALEDVMVAAQHGAITLGPPEVDAGLAAVDWLASCASTSNEELPEWVESQAGEADRLADLLRRVAEGRSPSADPSGSTIPREAPGATTTDGPEPTPEPPEAAVAEVSLADLSLLELFRQEADVYVQMLSEGLVALDREGAEPTALEPMMRAAHSLKGAARIVGLAAAERVAHALEDVMVAAQHGAITLQSAGVDTCLKAVDVLSECGGLDETVFEGWHRSNAERINDLVAALRALAEGREARPAEPSPSSAPAEPAVSLLAEPAASLPAEPTTTKAAPVASPEAVVRVAAESLTQLLGLAGEALVEVRQLRPLVDALMAVRGHHAGLCEALRALQRRDTGADLGRREAMGQASNVADRCLAELDHVMESLERYARRNEQLAERLHHEVIQSRMRPLADGVRGFPRMVRDVARQLGKKVRFEVVGERTGVDRDILDRLEAPLNHLIRNALDHGLELPEERIATGKPAEGMVLLEGRHQAGMLHLTVSDDGRGLDPERLRAKVVERGLAGAAMAAQMTDAELFEFLFLPGFSTKGQVTELSGRGVGLDVVQSMVQSVGGLLQTTSTLGQGTQFHLRLPITRSVIRALLVRIDGEPYAVPLNRLDRVVVVSPDDLEELEGRPFIRVDDDQPIGLIPAALVLGLSEDSAWSGVEGRSPIVVVADRGQRFGMLVDSLIGERDLDIRPLDPRLGKVPDVAGASVLDDGWPVLILDVEDLVRSIDARLHGHRFRLGASDIDSSPSATKTRASKRVLVVDDSITVRELERQLLANHGYEVDTAVDGMDGWNALRQGRYDLIVSDVDMPRLDGIGLVRRVRDDPRLRGLPVVIVSYKDRPEDRLRGLEAGADAYLTKGSFHDETFISTVVDLIGEAVRR
- a CDS encoding chemotaxis protein CheW, which produces MMILTFEAGGERYGVDVSLVEEVVPRVALRRLPYASSAIVGLLNYRGEVVPVVDLGRLVDALPCEGRLSTRVILFGTDHDGRRIGLAAERVSELAHVSSIDLTTLASPVQRVGYLGPVARIDGQLVQLIDPSRLLVEVVDKEVIHGEMNDPAEATAAGME
- the cheB gene encoding chemotaxis-specific protein-glutamate methyltransferase CheB; this translates as MKVAIVNDSPLATEALRRVVRAVPGAEVAWTAADGIEAVDRAAADRPDALLMDLIMPRMDGVEATRLIMRSSPCPILVVTATVSGNMDRVYEAMGHGALDAVNTPALGPGGVVNGSEDLVRKLSQLAQLSSRSAIESKTPHRPSQEPARTPLVGTPIDDLPPMVVIGASTGGPKALAEVLESLPANWLATVVVIQHIDASFAPGLTKWLAGHARMPIRLIGEGDRPAPGTVLVSGTDDHVVLDDLGRLSITPEPASQPYRPSVDVFFESLAARRVRPGVAVVLTGMGRDGARGLLALRELGWHTIAQDRETCTVWGMPRAAVELGAAVEILPPQQIGSSVRSVINSLADQR
- a CDS encoding cysteine hydrolase, whose protein sequence is MSSGRNERPTVVYGRGRRPDAAIPRPGITLRKGRVAVVVTDPQNDFLSPEGVAWGVVGQSVRDNGTVENIGNVFMQAKELGIPRFISPHYYDPHDHTWKFEGALERLMHNIKMFDRSGPLEPKGIEGSGADWLDQYKPFINDGQTIVCSPHKVFGPQTNDLVLQLRKQHIEQIILAGMSANLCVESHLRHLIEQGFEVVVVGDATAAAQIPGYDGYEAAIINFRFLASDLWSTSEAVERLAELK